Sequence from the Rickettsiales bacterium genome:
TATAATTTCCAAGTGCCGAAAGCGCCTGCATGGCGCTCTGGAAACCTGCATTCTGGATGTTATTGATAGCATGAAAAATCTGGACGTTCAGGCTGTCGGGAGCATAAAGAATCGAAGGAAGCATAGTAACCTTGCAAGAGAGTTAAGGAGAAACGCTGATACTACATCCCGAAGCTTCGCACAAGGCTGCCGCTGAGGCTGTACCAACCGTCGACAATCACAAAGAAAATCAGCTTGAAGGGCAGAGAAATCAGCACGGGCGGAAGCATCATCATGCCCATGGCCATCAGGGTTGAGGCGACCAGCATGTCGATAATCAGAAACGGCAGATAGACAAGGAAGCCGATCTCGAACGCACGCTTAAGTTCCCCGATCATGAAGGCCGGAATCAGGATGCGGTAAGGCGTGTCAGCCGGTGTAGCGATTTTAATGCCCGGGGACATATCGATAAACAGACGCAGATCCTTTTCGCGCACATTGCGCATCATGAAATCATGAAACGGCGCACTGGTCTTTTCAATAGCGTCTCTTTCGGAAATCTGGCCGTTTACCAGCGGTTCGATACCATCCGTATATGCCTTTTGTAAAACCGGAGACATAATGAAAAACGTGAGGAACAGCGCAAGGCTGATAAGCACCTGGTTCGGCGGCGTCTGCTGAAGGCCAAGTGCAGTGCGCAGCAGGGAAAGCACGATGATAATACGCGTGAACGACGTCACCATCATGATGATGGAGGGCGCAAGCGGAATGATCGTCATCAACACCACGAGTTCGATCAGGCGCGAGGTGACGGAACTGTCGCCATCGCCGATCGCACCCGCATTATTGCCCAGATCAAGCGTCAGTTTCTGTGCCATTGCATCCACCGGCAGCATGAACAGGACAAGCGCGAACAAGCCCGTAAACACCATGCCCCAGCTCAGCAGATTCTTTTTATGTTGTCGTGTCATGCAGGTTCCTTTTGCGCATGCGATTCGATCAGCAAGTCACCCGATGCACCGAGCAGCAGCAGATGCTCCTGTTCGCCGCATTTAACCAGCACAAGCCTGCGTTTGGGGTCCAGATAAAGTGTTTCGCTTACGGAGAGTCTTTTATCCTGAGCATTATTGCCGGTCAGTCTTTTATCCAATCCGGTTTTTCGCAGGAGCGCAGCCAGCAGGAAGATCAGTCCCGCCACGAAGGCAAGCGCCAGTATGGCCCGCAGATAGGTGAAAGCATCACTCTCCATCGTCATCCTGCGGTATGATTTTCTTTGGCGTAATGCCGTCGGAAGTCTGGTAGGCGACGTTAGCTTTGCGTATGCGCTCCATTCTGCCCAGTTCCGTCTGCACGGAATCGCGTGCGGCAACCAGTTCTTCACCCAGCAGCGTTACCTGTTCCATCAGGGCGTTCAGGTCTTCCCGGTGCTGCAGCCCTTCTTCCATCGGCAGCGCGGCGATAGATTGGCAATAAGCACGCACGCTGTTTTCCACGCCGGAAAGGTCCACATTGCCCTTACGCAGATTCTCCCTGCATTCGGCGACCAGATCGAACGTGGCTTTTTTTAGGGTTTCAGGGGGGAGATATTCTACGCTCATTTCGCTGCCTTTTTAATGTTTTTCGCTTTGGCGTTGCTGCGGTAGACATAGTTCAGGATTTCAGCCACGGCGGCATAGGCTTCAATCGGAATAATCGTATCGAGATCAAGCTTGGAAAGTATTTCTACCAGCCCAGCATCTTCATGGATGGTAATGCCATGCTCCTGTGCGATCTTGATAATCTGCTCGGCGATTAACCCCTGTCCTTTCGCGGCTACCCTCGGAGCATGCTCTTTTTCAGGCTCGTATTTTAGGGCGACTGCAACCGGCTTTTTTTCTTTTTTGTCTGTTTCATCCGCCATGATTGATCCTTAATGTGCTTATTCTTTCAGATCAATATCAAAGTCGAAATCCCCCTCCATGCCACCTGTATCGCCGGATCTGGAAGCGGCAAGGTTTTGCTCCATGATGCGGTCATGAAGCTCTTTGCGCATGATGGTGGCTTCGGGAGGGAAATTGAAACCGATCTTTACCGAACGCCCCTTCACCTCAACGACAGTCAGTTCTATCGTGTTGTTGATGATGACCGATTCTCCGATTTTGCGTGTGAGATAGAGCACTTAACCGATTTCCATGTTGTAAACCATTTGCGCCCACTGTTGCCATGCACGGCTGCAGTGAAATTATCAACCTTCTTATACTAAAATAGTTGCAAATACCATACTGCTAATATGAAAAACATGCCCGATTATGCTTTTTGTGCTTTTTTACTGGCCAAGCGTGTCTAAGATTCTATAATTACAAACGGATTATCGCATGCTGAAACAGCAGAAGAGGAATGCGGATGGCGGCCCTTAATCTTACGGACATGGTCCAGGTGAAAATGCACTATGATGCCGAACGGCAGAAGGTGCTGGCGCAGAATATTGCGAGCAAGGGCATTCCGGGCTACAAGGCGCAGGATCTGGTTCCCTTGGACTTCAGCAATGTCCTGAAATCGCAGACCAGCAAGGTGAATCTCGCAACCACCAGCGCCATGCATTTAGCGGGCGGCACATCTTACACACCTAAGTTCCTGACAGTAACGGAAAGTAACCCGTTCGATATGACATCGACCGGAAATACGGTGGTGACTGAAGAACAGATGATGAAAGTGGCACAGAATTCGCTTGATTATCAAATGTCGACGAATCTGTACAAGAAGATCAACAATCTTTTCAAGGAAGCGCTGGGACTTCAGCCTTCAGCATAACGCGGTTCTTAGGCGCACGGGAGAGAAAATATGGGTGGAATAACAGATGCTTTCTTTATCGCCGGGGCGGGTATGCACGCGCAGGGCGACCGTCTGCGTGTGGTCGCGGAAAATATTGCCAACGTCGATTCCACGGGCGATACGCCCGGTGCAATTCCCTACCAGCGCCGCACGATCACCTTCCGCAATGTGCTGGACGAACAATTAGGGATCGATAAAGTTGTGACGTCCGGTTATGGCGTGGATAAAGCGCCTTTTAAGAAGAAATATGAACCCGGCAATCCGGCAGCGGACAAGCAGGGATATGTGCTTTACCCGAACGTGGATTCGATGGTAGAACTGGTGGACATGCACGAGGCACAGCGCGACTATGAAGCGGATCTGAACGTGATCGACGTTTCAAAAAGCATGATTTCACAAACCCTTGGATTATTGAAGTAATTGAATTATGGATATTAAGGCAGCAGCATCGGCTTATAATCAGGTTGCAAATATCGCGCAGAATAATCCTGT
This genomic interval carries:
- the fliP gene encoding flagellar type III secretion system pore protein FliP (The bacterial flagellar biogenesis protein FliP forms a type III secretion system (T3SS)-type pore required for flagellar assembly.), translating into MTRQHKKNLLSWGMVFTGLFALVLFMLPVDAMAQKLTLDLGNNAGAIGDGDSSVTSRLIELVVLMTIIPLAPSIIMMVTSFTRIIIVLSLLRTALGLQQTPPNQVLISLALFLTFFIMSPVLQKAYTDGIEPLVNGQISERDAIEKTSAPFHDFMMRNVREKDLRLFIDMSPGIKIATPADTPYRILIPAFMIGELKRAFEIGFLVYLPFLIIDMLVASTLMAMGMMMLPPVLISLPFKLIFFVIVDGWYSLSGSLVRSFGM
- a CDS encoding flagellar biosynthetic protein FliO; protein product: MTMESDAFTYLRAILALAFVAGLIFLLAALLRKTGLDKRLTGNNAQDKRLSVSETLYLDPKRRLVLVKCGEQEHLLLLGASGDLLIESHAQKEPA
- a CDS encoding EscU/YscU/HrcU family type III secretion system export apparatus switch protein, which encodes MADETDKKEKKPVAVALKYEPEKEHAPRVAAKGQGLIAEQIIKIAQEHGITIHEDAGLVEILSKLDLDTIIPIEAYAAVAEILNYVYRSNAKAKNIKKAAK
- a CDS encoding carbon storage regulator, with the protein product MLYLTRKIGESVIINNTIELTVVEVKGRSVKIGFNFPPEATIMRKELHDRIMEQNLAASRSGDTGGMEGDFDFDIDLKE
- the flgB gene encoding flagellar basal body rod protein FlgB is translated as MAALNLTDMVQVKMHYDAERQKVLAQNIASKGIPGYKAQDLVPLDFSNVLKSQTSKVNLATTSAMHLAGGTSYTPKFLTVTESNPFDMTSTGNTVVTEEQMMKVAQNSLDYQMSTNLYKKINNLFKEALGLQPSA
- the flgC gene encoding flagellar basal body rod protein FlgC encodes the protein MGGITDAFFIAGAGMHAQGDRLRVVAENIANVDSTGDTPGAIPYQRRTITFRNVLDEQLGIDKVVTSGYGVDKAPFKKKYEPGNPAADKQGYVLYPNVDSMVELVDMHEAQRDYEADLNVIDVSKSMISQTLGLLK